In Mongoliitalea daihaiensis, one DNA window encodes the following:
- a CDS encoding zinc-dependent metalloprotease produces the protein MRKIYALLLSLSCLLGMDSQAQSIDLSKLEKKEGYINFYLDESKGKIYLEIDRLDDEFLYVNSMPAGVGSNDIGLDRGQLGRTRIVEFRKAGNKILLFHKNYDFRAYSENPAEVKSVKDAFAESVLWGFDITQESNGKILVDATSFYLQDAHQVAEKLGSARQGTYRLDNSRSAIYSDMTKNFPKNTEVEAIITVTGTPTGGYIRSVTPSPEAVTVRQRHSFIELPDDGYQPREFDPRSGYFHISYMDFTSPIGDMMNKKFISRHRLEKKDPTAAVSEPIKPIVYYLDRGTPEPVRTALLEGGNWWAEAFEAAGFKNAYRVELAPEGMDPMDVRYNVIQWVHRSTRGWSYGSSVRDPRTGEIIKGHVTLGSLRVRQDYLIAQGLLQPFEDGQPKNPAMLEMALARLRQLSAHEIGHTIGLAHAYASSPTNRASVMDYPYPMIQQKEDGSIDLSNAYDDKIGDWDKWAIRYGYETVPSGQTEQAHLKKLLEDTYAAGHTFISDTDSRHPSGSHPTAHLWDNGESASNELVRLLRIRNKQLETFGLNAIEEGQPEALMEEVMVPLFLMHRYQVEATSKLLGGLDYTYKIKGDNQRIQSRLDATMQNRALSSLLLTITPENLMVPTHILDRIPPRPMGYGRNRETFPSRNGLNFDPLAPAENIVDMVFSFLFEVGRANRLHQQAMMDNSLPSFASVLGKTMEQVFDNSFSEDYRGEIKVMTENKLIDHLIALANHPQATVSVRATVRNQLKNLVRNNNLGSENIYRTMFRNRQLSTQTPRQVIDQYLADKILNYLELPEKLSIPAELSIPDGAPIGTDEIFCDFEF, from the coding sequence ATGCGAAAAATCTACGCACTTTTACTTTCTTTGTCTTGCCTTTTGGGTATGGATAGCCAAGCCCAATCCATCGACCTAAGCAAACTTGAAAAGAAGGAAGGCTACATCAACTTTTACCTTGACGAGTCCAAGGGAAAGATCTATTTAGAAATCGACCGCCTCGATGATGAGTTTTTATACGTCAACTCCATGCCAGCCGGAGTTGGATCCAATGACATAGGCTTGGACCGGGGTCAATTAGGCAGAACCCGAATCGTTGAATTCCGGAAAGCTGGTAATAAAATCCTACTATTTCATAAAAATTACGATTTCAGAGCTTATAGCGAGAATCCAGCCGAAGTAAAATCAGTCAAAGATGCTTTTGCAGAGTCGGTGCTATGGGGATTTGACATTACTCAAGAAAGCAATGGGAAAATTCTGGTGGACGCTACCTCCTTTTACTTGCAAGATGCCCATCAAGTAGCTGAAAAATTGGGAAGTGCAAGACAAGGAACGTATCGATTGGATAATAGCCGTAGCGCTATTTACTCGGATATGACCAAAAACTTCCCGAAAAACACCGAGGTAGAAGCCATAATCACAGTAACTGGAACTCCCACTGGAGGCTACATCAGATCTGTCACCCCTTCTCCAGAAGCAGTCACTGTAAGACAAAGACACTCATTTATAGAATTACCTGATGATGGATATCAACCCAGAGAATTTGACCCTCGGTCAGGATATTTCCATATCAGTTACATGGATTTCACTTCTCCTATAGGGGATATGATGAATAAAAAATTCATTAGCCGTCACCGATTAGAAAAGAAAGACCCCACCGCCGCAGTATCAGAACCCATCAAACCAATTGTCTATTACCTAGATAGAGGTACTCCTGAGCCTGTTCGTACGGCCTTATTGGAAGGTGGTAATTGGTGGGCGGAAGCTTTTGAAGCTGCTGGATTTAAAAATGCTTACAGAGTAGAATTAGCCCCCGAAGGTATGGATCCCATGGATGTGCGCTACAATGTCATTCAGTGGGTACATCGTTCTACTCGTGGTTGGTCTTATGGTTCATCTGTCAGAGACCCCCGTACAGGTGAAATCATCAAAGGGCATGTGACTTTGGGTTCTCTTCGGGTACGTCAAGATTACTTGATTGCTCAAGGCTTGCTGCAACCCTTTGAAGATGGGCAACCAAAAAACCCTGCCATGTTAGAAATGGCATTGGCACGATTGAGACAATTATCCGCCCACGAAATTGGACACACCATCGGTTTGGCCCATGCTTACGCCTCCTCTCCTACTAACCGTGCTTCTGTGATGGATTATCCTTATCCCATGATTCAACAAAAAGAAGATGGCAGTATAGACCTTTCCAATGCTTATGATGATAAAATTGGAGACTGGGACAAATGGGCTATCCGATACGGCTATGAAACAGTTCCCTCCGGACAGACAGAACAAGCACATCTGAAAAAATTACTAGAAGATACCTATGCCGCGGGGCATACCTTCATCTCAGATACAGATTCTCGCCATCCAAGTGGCTCCCATCCTACCGCTCACTTATGGGATAATGGGGAGTCTGCCAGCAATGAATTGGTTCGCTTACTCCGTATCCGTAACAAACAATTAGAAACCTTCGGTCTCAATGCTATCGAAGAAGGTCAACCGGAAGCTTTGATGGAAGAGGTAATGGTACCTTTATTTCTGATGCATCGCTATCAGGTGGAAGCCACTTCCAAGCTCCTTGGCGGATTGGATTACACTTACAAAATCAAAGGTGATAATCAGCGTATCCAATCTCGATTGGATGCCACCATGCAGAATCGAGCACTTTCCAGTTTGCTGTTGACCATTACCCCAGAAAACCTTATGGTACCTACGCATATTTTGGATAGAATTCCTCCTAGACCCATGGGCTACGGACGTAACCGTGAAACCTTCCCTTCTAGAAATGGATTGAATTTTGACCCTTTGGCACCAGCGGAAAACATCGTAGACATGGTTTTCAGCTTTTTGTTTGAAGTGGGCAGGGCTAACCGTCTGCATCAACAGGCTATGATGGATAATAGTCTTCCATCTTTTGCGTCTGTATTGGGGAAGACGATGGAACAAGTCTTTGACAACTCCTTTAGCGAAGACTACCGAGGAGAAATTAAAGTAATGACAGAAAATAAATTGATTGACCACCTCATTGCACTTGCTAACCATCCTCAGGCTACCGTATCTGTAAGGGCAACTGTGAGAAATCAGCTAAAAAATTTGGTCAGAAATAATAATCTTGGTTCTGAAAACATCTATAGAACCATGTTTAGAAATCGCCAACTAAGCACACAAACGCCAAGACAGGTTATTGACCAATATTTAGCCGACAAAATCCTCAATTACCTAGAGTTGCCCGAAAAACTCAGCATCCCAGCGGAACTATCCATACCAGATGGCGCCCCAATCGGTACAGATGAGATTTTCTGTGATTTTGAGTTCTGA
- a CDS encoding serine hydrolase domain-containing protein has translation MIKYSYCLIILLFISCKESENPRDRNLYFPPLAGSIWETQSPSSLDWNENELEALYKLLETGNTRGFIVLKDGKIAIEKYFGPQLLGNQPFGQSSVWYWASAGKTLTATLAGIAQQEGLLNIHAPTSTYLGNGWTSTSPSQENAITVWHQLTMTTGLDDGVSNRDNTNPESLKYFAAPGTRWAYHNAPYTLLECVISNATNRSFSDYFDTKIASKIGMVGSWQTIDFNNVYFSNTRSMARFGLLILAKGKWGNQEVLNDHAFFEQMVNTSQTLNPAYGYLWWLNGKTPFMIPSIQLQFNGILIPDAPHDMIIAAGRDGQFVCLVPSQNLVLIRTGLDSNNALVSFTYLNQIWTALNRVIK, from the coding sequence ATGATTAAGTATTCTTACTGTCTGATTATCTTATTATTTATCTCTTGTAAGGAAAGTGAAAATCCAAGGGATAGAAACTTGTATTTTCCTCCCTTGGCTGGGTCAATTTGGGAAACTCAATCCCCTTCTTCCCTAGACTGGAATGAAAATGAATTAGAAGCATTATACAAGCTCTTGGAAACGGGAAATACCCGTGGATTTATTGTTTTGAAAGATGGGAAAATAGCGATTGAGAAGTACTTTGGTCCACAGTTGCTTGGTAATCAGCCATTTGGCCAAAGCTCAGTTTGGTACTGGGCCTCAGCGGGGAAAACGCTGACGGCGACACTTGCAGGCATTGCTCAACAAGAAGGTCTCTTGAATATCCATGCTCCCACTTCTACGTATCTTGGGAATGGCTGGACTTCGACCTCTCCGAGTCAGGAAAATGCCATCACTGTTTGGCATCAACTCACCATGACTACCGGCCTGGATGATGGTGTAAGTAATAGGGATAATACGAATCCAGAAAGTCTGAAATACTTTGCTGCCCCAGGAACAAGGTGGGCTTATCACAATGCACCGTATACCTTGTTGGAATGCGTGATTAGCAATGCGACAAATAGATCTTTTTCTGATTATTTTGACACTAAAATCGCCTCAAAAATCGGTATGGTTGGCTCTTGGCAAACGATCGATTTCAACAATGTCTATTTTAGTAATACAAGAAGTATGGCTAGATTTGGATTATTGATCCTAGCCAAAGGGAAATGGGGGAATCAAGAAGTCTTGAACGATCATGCATTCTTTGAACAAATGGTGAATACCAGCCAAACATTAAATCCCGCTTATGGCTATTTGTGGTGGCTCAATGGAAAAACTCCCTTTATGATTCCTAGCATACAATTACAGTTCAATGGAATTTTAATTCCTGATGCTCCTCATGACATGATAATTGCCGCAGGAAGAGATGGACAATTTGTCTGTCTCGTTCCATCCCAAAATCTTGTTTTAATCAGAACAGGGCTTGATTCTAACAATGCGTTGGTTTCTTTTACATACCTTAACCAAATCTGGACTGCGCTCAATAGGGTAATTAAGTAG
- a CDS encoding DUF2256 domain-containing protein: MKKQHLPTKMCPVCNRPFTWRKKWEKNWEHVKYCSKKCAGSRKV, from the coding sequence ATGAAAAAGCAACATCTGCCCACCAAGATGTGCCCCGTCTGCAATCGACCGTTTACTTGGCGTAAGAAATGGGAGAAAAATTGGGAACATGTGAAATATTGTTCGAAGAAATGTGCGGGTAGTAGAAAGGTGTAG
- a CDS encoding nucleotide pyrophosphohydrolase, whose translation MSEFEEEEITITKAQKLVDEWIRTVGVRYFNELTNTAILMEEVGELARIMARKYGEQSFKESDKDKDMADEMADVLWVLICLANQTGVDLTDALKKNFEKKNIRDKDRHLQNKKLR comes from the coding sequence ATGTCTGAGTTTGAAGAGGAAGAAATTACCATAACAAAAGCTCAAAAGTTGGTTGATGAATGGATTCGGACGGTTGGTGTTCGTTATTTCAACGAATTGACCAATACCGCGATTTTGATGGAGGAAGTAGGTGAGTTGGCACGGATCATGGCTCGTAAATATGGTGAGCAATCGTTTAAAGAATCGGATAAGGATAAAGACATGGCCGATGAGATGGCAGACGTACTATGGGTATTGATATGCTTAGCCAATCAGACGGGCGTAGACCTGACAGATGCATTGAAGAAAAATTTTGAAAAAAAGAACATCCGCGATAAGGATAGGCATCTCCAAAACAAAAAGTTAAGGTAG
- a CDS encoding mannose-1-phosphate guanylyltransferase, whose product MLEKPYIVIMAGGIGSRFWPYSRHRRPKQFLDLLGTGRTLLQMTYDRFISISQPDHFFIVANQQHYELVKEQLPDIPESNILTEPLRRNTATCVAYASYRIGAHHPEAKIIVTPSDHLILHQDKFLAKIQLALQASENEHRLLTIGIRPNRPETGYGYIQYHLEANSKVKKVKTFTEKPNEKLAQTFFESGDFVWNSGIFVWQAKSIIHAFETYMPDVAEVFEEGREFYKREEEIAFTKKAYTLVKNISIDHGILEKSDQVYTVLGDFGWSDLGSWMSLYENHQLDASDNLVEANALLYDTKKSFIKVSPEKLVVIQGLENYLVTESDNVLLICQLDQEKKFREFMKDAKNKGEDYV is encoded by the coding sequence ATGCTTGAAAAGCCTTATATTGTAATTATGGCAGGGGGGATAGGGTCAAGATTCTGGCCCTACAGCCGTCACAGACGACCCAAACAATTTTTAGATCTTCTGGGAACGGGAAGAACACTTCTGCAGATGACCTATGATAGGTTTATAAGCATTTCTCAACCTGATCATTTTTTTATAGTTGCCAACCAGCAACATTACGAACTTGTGAAGGAACAGTTACCGGATATTCCAGAATCCAATATATTGACAGAACCTTTGAGAAGGAATACAGCGACCTGCGTGGCTTATGCTTCGTATCGAATTGGCGCTCATCATCCGGAGGCAAAAATCATTGTGACACCATCTGATCATTTGATTTTGCATCAAGATAAATTCTTGGCAAAGATTCAGTTGGCTCTCCAAGCATCTGAGAATGAACATCGTCTTCTTACCATCGGAATTCGTCCTAATCGCCCCGAGACAGGATATGGGTACATCCAATATCATTTGGAAGCAAATTCTAAAGTGAAAAAAGTCAAGACTTTTACTGAAAAACCGAATGAAAAACTGGCGCAAACTTTTTTTGAAAGTGGTGATTTTGTTTGGAATTCGGGGATATTTGTATGGCAAGCTAAGAGCATCATCCATGCTTTTGAAACATACATGCCTGACGTAGCAGAGGTATTTGAGGAAGGACGGGAGTTTTACAAACGGGAAGAAGAAATCGCATTTACTAAAAAAGCATATACCCTAGTCAAAAATATTTCCATCGATCATGGGATTTTGGAAAAATCCGATCAAGTGTATACCGTATTAGGGGATTTTGGATGGTCTGATTTGGGTTCGTGGATGAGTTTGTATGAAAATCACCAACTGGATGCATCAGACAACTTGGTGGAGGCAAACGCACTATTGTATGATACTAAAAAGTCCTTTATCAAAGTAAGCCCGGAAAAATTGGTAGTTATACAAGGCTTAGAAAATTATTTGGTAACAGAATCTGACAATGTGTTGTTGATATGTCAGTTGGATCAAGAAAAAAAATTCCGAGAATTTATGAAAGATGCCAAAAACAAAGGAGAAGATTATGTCTGA
- the recQ gene encoding DNA helicase RecQ, protein MDQIVKDNLKKIFGFSQFRGNQEGIVDNILKNHNTFVIMPTGAGKSLCYQLPAVSKEGTAIVISPLIALMKNQVDQLTAFGISAHFLNSTLNKSETNKVKKEVISGKTKLLYVAPESLTKEENIEFLKEANISFVAIDEAHCISEWGHDFRPEYRKIKSIIAQVGANLPIIALTATATPKVQQDIQRNLHMEEADLFKSSFNRTNLYYEIRPKLKNETKKQIIKYIKTHKGKSGIIYCLSRKKVEEIAELLKVNGINAAPYHAGLDQSVRIKNQDDFLNEELDVIVATIAFGMGIDKPDVRYVIHYDVPKSLEGYYQETGRAGRDGLEGHCLMFYKYEDIVKLEKFNKDKPVTERENAKILLDEMAAYAESSVCRRRVLLHYFGEIVEEDCGFCDNCKKSKEKFEGIDYLLTAVQAVKDINGRFNLKHIVDIIRGEHNDYMVSYGHDQLAVFGKGKEEDERLWKSVVRQAMYFNFLEKDIENYGLIKITEKGRQYLDSPYDVTLSKDHNYEDEINNSESLEDVPTAGKSYDENLFELLKAERKKVAKAKGLPPYVIFQDPSLEEMATVYPTTKEELAQINGVGMGKVAKFGVSFLKLIENYVEENDIITASDVVVKTSGSRSKVKISIIQQVDRKIDLDEIASNLNISMTELLQEIEQIIYSGTKLNINYYIEHIMDEEKEDILQEYFMTAESDNIRVALEELEEEEIDEEEIRVYRIKFISDHAN, encoded by the coding sequence GTGGATCAAATCGTAAAAGATAATTTAAAAAAAATATTTGGTTTCAGCCAGTTTCGGGGAAACCAAGAAGGAATTGTAGATAACATCCTGAAGAATCATAATACTTTTGTCATCATGCCTACAGGAGCTGGAAAATCCCTGTGTTACCAATTGCCCGCTGTATCTAAGGAAGGAACTGCTATTGTTATATCTCCCTTAATTGCCTTGATGAAAAATCAAGTGGATCAGCTGACAGCCTTTGGTATCAGTGCTCACTTTTTAAATTCTACGCTCAATAAATCTGAGACCAATAAGGTCAAAAAAGAAGTAATTTCGGGTAAAACAAAACTGCTATATGTAGCTCCTGAATCACTTACCAAAGAGGAAAATATTGAATTTCTAAAAGAAGCCAATATTAGTTTTGTTGCCATTGATGAAGCACACTGTATTTCTGAATGGGGCCATGATTTTAGGCCAGAGTACAGAAAAATAAAATCCATCATTGCCCAAGTAGGAGCTAACCTCCCGATCATCGCACTTACGGCTACAGCAACCCCAAAAGTGCAACAAGACATTCAGCGAAACCTTCATATGGAAGAAGCTGATCTTTTTAAATCCTCTTTTAACAGAACCAATCTGTATTATGAAATTCGTCCCAAGCTCAAAAATGAGACGAAGAAGCAGATCATCAAGTATATCAAAACCCATAAAGGAAAATCAGGAATCATCTATTGTCTCAGTAGAAAAAAAGTTGAGGAAATAGCAGAATTACTCAAGGTTAACGGCATCAATGCTGCTCCATATCACGCAGGGCTAGATCAAAGTGTACGGATCAAAAATCAAGATGATTTCCTCAATGAAGAATTGGATGTAATTGTTGCCACCATCGCTTTTGGTATGGGTATTGACAAACCCGATGTGCGTTATGTCATTCACTACGATGTCCCAAAATCACTTGAGGGATATTATCAGGAGACTGGTAGAGCTGGAAGAGATGGTTTAGAGGGGCATTGCCTCATGTTTTACAAATATGAGGACATCGTCAAGCTTGAAAAATTTAATAAAGACAAACCAGTCACCGAACGGGAAAATGCTAAAATTTTACTCGATGAAATGGCTGCCTATGCAGAAAGCTCCGTTTGCCGCAGAAGAGTCCTATTACATTATTTCGGGGAAATCGTAGAAGAAGACTGCGGTTTTTGTGACAACTGTAAAAAGAGCAAAGAAAAATTTGAAGGAATTGACTATTTATTAACAGCGGTGCAGGCTGTAAAAGACATCAATGGTAGATTTAATCTCAAGCACATAGTCGATATCATTCGAGGAGAGCATAATGATTATATGGTCAGTTATGGTCATGATCAATTAGCTGTTTTTGGAAAAGGAAAAGAGGAGGACGAGCGCTTATGGAAATCTGTAGTCCGTCAGGCGATGTATTTCAACTTTCTAGAAAAGGATATTGAAAATTACGGATTGATTAAAATCACTGAAAAAGGGCGTCAATACTTGGATTCCCCGTATGATGTCACCTTGAGTAAAGATCATAACTACGAGGACGAGATCAACAACAGTGAATCTCTTGAAGATGTGCCTACCGCAGGAAAATCTTACGATGAAAATCTTTTTGAATTGCTCAAGGCCGAACGGAAAAAGGTCGCTAAAGCAAAAGGACTTCCTCCTTATGTTATTTTCCAGGATCCTTCCTTGGAAGAAATGGCTACTGTATACCCAACCACTAAAGAAGAACTTGCACAGATCAATGGTGTGGGAATGGGGAAAGTCGCTAAATTTGGAGTATCATTTCTTAAATTGATTGAAAATTATGTAGAAGAAAATGACATCATCACAGCATCTGATGTGGTAGTCAAAACTTCTGGAAGCAGATCCAAAGTAAAAATTTCTATCATTCAACAAGTGGATAGAAAAATTGATCTTGATGAGATTGCTTCCAATTTGAATATCTCAATGACGGAGCTATTGCAAGAAATTGAGCAAATTATCTACAGTGGCACCAAATTGAATATCAATTATTACATCGAGCATATCATGGATGAAGAAAAAGAAGATATTCTTCAGGAATATTTCATGACAGCCGAATCTGACAATATACGCGTGGCACTAGAAGAATTAGAGGAAGAGGAAATTGATGAGGAAGAAATCAGAGTTTACAGAATCAAATTTATTTCTGACCACGCCAACTAA
- the purD gene encoding phosphoribosylamine--glycine ligase encodes MNILLLGSGGREHAFAWKIASSPRCGHLYVAPGNAGTASIAENVPISVTDFEGIAVFCQEKSIDMVVVGPEEPLVKGIVDFFKNHTSVGHIPVIGPSQKGAQLEGSKDFSKKFMQRHGIPTAASQTFTKQTLEEGITYLQSQSVPIVLKADGLAAGKGVLICQSHEEAIASLKEMLLDAKFGDASSKVVIEQFLQGIELSVFVATDATSYRILPEAKDYKRIGEQDTGLNTGGMGAISPVPFADQSFLKKVEERVVIPTIKGLEQENIPYTGFLFIGLMNMNGDPYVIEYNVRMGDPETEAVLPRIKSDFVDLLFSMGTLHLDEYQLEISTETAATVVMVAGGYPGSYDKGLEISGLNEVKSLEQSIVFHSGTSEGKEGEILTNGGRVLAVTGLGNTLDQALERAYQSVNGIDWKDQYHRKDIGQDLKSYL; translated from the coding sequence ATGAATATATTGCTTTTAGGTAGCGGAGGAAGAGAACATGCCTTCGCTTGGAAAATTGCAAGCAGCCCAAGATGTGGCCACTTATATGTAGCTCCCGGAAATGCTGGAACAGCCTCCATCGCAGAAAATGTACCCATTTCAGTTACTGACTTTGAAGGAATTGCTGTATTCTGCCAAGAAAAAAGTATTGATATGGTAGTGGTTGGACCTGAGGAACCTTTGGTGAAGGGCATTGTGGATTTTTTTAAAAATCACACAAGTGTAGGTCACATTCCAGTCATAGGGCCTAGTCAAAAAGGTGCTCAATTGGAGGGGTCCAAAGATTTCTCCAAGAAATTTATGCAAAGACATGGAATTCCAACTGCTGCTTCACAGACTTTCACAAAGCAAACACTGGAAGAAGGAATTACTTACCTTCAATCCCAAAGTGTTCCTATCGTCTTAAAGGCGGATGGACTTGCAGCAGGAAAAGGTGTATTGATCTGTCAATCTCATGAGGAAGCCATTGCATCCTTGAAAGAAATGCTTCTAGATGCAAAGTTTGGAGACGCCTCTTCAAAGGTCGTAATCGAGCAGTTTTTGCAGGGTATTGAACTTTCAGTATTTGTGGCTACAGATGCTACAAGTTATCGGATTCTACCCGAAGCAAAAGATTATAAGCGTATTGGGGAACAGGATACTGGATTAAATACGGGGGGAATGGGAGCAATCAGCCCCGTTCCGTTTGCAGACCAAAGCTTTCTCAAAAAAGTTGAAGAACGTGTAGTGATCCCTACCATTAAAGGACTTGAGCAGGAAAATATCCCTTACACAGGATTTTTATTTATCGGCTTGATGAACATGAATGGTGATCCATACGTGATCGAATATAATGTTCGCATGGGTGATCCGGAAACAGAAGCAGTCCTTCCCCGAATAAAAAGTGACTTTGTAGATCTTTTATTTTCAATGGGCACCTTGCATTTGGATGAATATCAGTTGGAAATATCCACTGAGACTGCCGCAACTGTAGTGATGGTCGCAGGAGGCTACCCAGGTTCTTACGATAAAGGACTGGAGATATCCGGATTAAATGAAGTGAAAAGCTTGGAACAATCCATCGTATTTCATTCGGGAACAAGTGAAGGTAAGGAAGGAGAAATTCTAACCAATGGCGGAAGAGTTTTGGCAGTAACGGGATTAGGTAATACCTTAGACCAAGCATTAGAACGAGCCTATCAATCGGTCAATGGTATTGACTGGAAGGATCAGTATCACAGAAAAGATATTGGACAAGATTTAAAAAGTTATTTATAA
- the ricT gene encoding regulatory iron-sulfur-containing complex subunit RicT: protein MNSFDWLSHMGIPTVDKFDIVEVKFKGGRKEYYRNVNLLHLTTGDAVVVDVSSGYHIGWVSLQGELVRLQMQKRKIRDDDNITKIYRIASQKDLDKWEDTKNREIPTLYRTKQIIDELGLKMKLSDVEFQADNTKATFYYSADDRVDFRELIKLLASEFKVRVEMRQISLRQEAGRLGGIGICGRELCCSTWIHDFKSVSTAAARYQNLSLNPTKLSGQCGRLKCCLNYELDTYMSALEDIPSVEKPLKTEAGIAKLQKTDIFRKLMWFSYNDDNNWHSIACDRVREIQEMNANGETPFNLQTDHAKELEEQIQKSTMELERLDKKFSTAPKRKKKRKKKGPEGRETSNPAPQSQETRKPTATGNQERENQPKRENTGTREPRQGKPRRNPRNRGTRDDQKPGSAAAPNQATSNQPSKPKAADGQPQKNQSKRRFPPRKKGDQNGGE from the coding sequence ATGAATTCTTTTGATTGGCTTTCCCATATGGGAATACCAACTGTAGATAAATTTGATATTGTAGAGGTTAAATTTAAAGGTGGTAGAAAAGAATATTACCGCAATGTCAACCTCTTACATTTGACCACAGGTGATGCAGTAGTTGTAGATGTATCGAGTGGATACCATATAGGGTGGGTTTCCTTACAAGGTGAACTTGTCCGACTTCAGATGCAAAAAAGGAAAATCAGGGATGATGATAACATCACAAAGATTTATAGAATAGCCTCCCAAAAAGACTTGGACAAATGGGAAGATACTAAAAACAGAGAAATCCCAACCCTATACCGCACCAAGCAAATTATTGATGAATTGGGACTGAAAATGAAGCTTTCTGATGTGGAGTTTCAGGCAGACAATACGAAGGCAACCTTTTATTATTCAGCAGACGATCGCGTAGATTTCAGGGAACTGATCAAGCTTTTGGCCTCGGAATTTAAGGTCAGGGTAGAAATGCGTCAGATCAGTTTACGTCAGGAAGCAGGCAGATTAGGGGGTATTGGAATTTGCGGCAGGGAATTATGCTGCTCTACCTGGATTCACGATTTCAAAAGTGTGAGCACAGCAGCTGCACGTTATCAGAATCTTTCCCTCAACCCTACCAAGTTATCCGGCCAATGTGGAAGATTGAAGTGCTGTCTTAACTATGAATTGGACACCTATATGTCCGCATTGGAAGATATCCCTTCGGTAGAGAAACCTCTGAAAACAGAAGCTGGGATTGCTAAACTCCAGAAGACAGATATTTTCCGGAAACTGATGTGGTTTAGCTACAATGATGATAATAATTGGCATTCCATTGCCTGTGACCGCGTACGCGAAATCCAAGAGATGAATGCCAATGGAGAAACTCCCTTCAATTTACAGACTGACCATGCGAAGGAATTGGAAGAACAAATCCAAAAGTCTACCATGGAATTGGAACGCTTAGATAAGAAATTCAGCACTGCTCCTAAACGCAAGAAAAAACGTAAAAAGAAAGGCCCCGAAGGAAGAGAAACTTCAAATCCAGCTCCTCAGTCTCAAGAAACCAGAAAACCAACAGCGACAGGTAATCAAGAAAGGGAGAATCAGCCAAAAAGAGAAAATACAGGAACTAGAGAACCAAGACAAGGAAAACCAAGAAGAAACCCTAGGAATAGAGGAACTAGGGATGATCAAAAGCCAGGCTCAGCCGCAGCCCCAAATCAGGCTACTTCCAATCAACCATCTAAACCGAAGGCTGCTGATGGTCAACCTCAAAAAAACCAGAGTAAACGAAGATTTCCACCAAGAAAAAAAGGAGATCAAAATGGTGGCGAATAA
- a CDS encoding gliding motility lipoprotein GldH: MVANKITLKFALAYILILGLSSCGSERLFEAYQGMPTLQWEELDTVRFELNPTTQNGEMLIAVKYTDAYDFRNLYVRYILKDSTAQVLENTLVNIPLFERISGKPLGKGFGDTFTKYDTLPLQVTTGITSVELIQYMRMESLNGIEAIGLKVVTPPLP; this comes from the coding sequence ATGGTGGCGAATAAAATAACTCTCAAATTTGCATTAGCCTACATCTTGATCCTAGGATTAAGTTCCTGCGGAAGTGAACGGCTGTTTGAAGCCTATCAAGGCATGCCAACCCTTCAATGGGAAGAACTGGATACTGTCAGGTTTGAGCTAAATCCAACCACCCAAAATGGAGAAATGTTGATTGCGGTCAAATATACGGATGCATACGATTTTCGAAATCTGTATGTCAGGTATATATTAAAAGACAGCACAGCACAAGTGCTTGAAAATACGTTGGTTAATATCCCTTTATTTGAAAGAATTTCTGGGAAACCTCTTGGTAAAGGTTTTGGAGATACGTTCACCAAATACGACACCTTACCTTTACAAGTAACTACAGGAATTACTTCTGTTGAGTTAATTCAATACATGCGTATGGAATCATTGAATGGAATAGAGGCTATTGGTTTAAAAGTGGTTACCCCTCCCCTTCCTTAG